The following proteins are co-located in the Phragmites australis chromosome 10, lpPhrAust1.1, whole genome shotgun sequence genome:
- the LOC133883761 gene encoding uncharacterized protein LOC133883761 isoform X1, with the protein MATSGDQSAGGGSSARASKLRYPLRSASRGKAAAPPAADAPSIVSAPRRAKQSSDVSKSMCVLDLSVKDKSTKPPRRHSIQTKPGASPRPAPSGTVTPVSGLRSRRSDSQGRFDTPTSEVSMSTARRKFSTLSSISYWMTQIRLAEAASKHSVSLGFFKLALESECEPVDRMREELESYIVRHGLATELEDPVKDILQVYDIVEDFEKLKISADPSQQQKKSDKAVRTTTNASPNGNLKPRSLNGDATQIKEAGKKENIQKMKPDAKVRGSYNRNPAKNTTAKEVVAKNTSKKTKKQGKCQQEICNGDSEALAALPDQESVDVVKETTHEDKENMVNMGDTEMPMDAGLAQEI; encoded by the exons ATGGCCACTTCCGGCGATCAATCGGCTGGCGGCG GGTCTTCGGCGAGGGCGTCCAAGCTGCGGTACCCGCTGCGGTCCGCGAGCAGGGGGAAGGCGGCCGCGCCCCCGGCCGCGGATGCGCCTTCCATCGTCTCCGCTCCGAGAAG GGCAAAACAATCTTCAGATGTCAGCAAGAGCATGTGTGTCCTTGACCTTTCTGTGAAGGATAAATCAACCAAACCTCCACGGAGGCACTCAATACAAACTAAGCCAGGAGCTAGCCCGAGGCCAGCTCCTTCTGGAACTGTCACTCCTGTATCTGGGCTTCGATCAAGGAGATCAGACAGCCAGGGGAGGTTTGATACTCCAACATCAGAAGTGTCCATGTCCACTGCAAGGCGCAAGTTCAGCACACTGTCCTCAATCTCATACTGGATGACACAGATCAGGCTGGCAGAGGCTGCTTCCAAGCACTCGGTTTCTCTGGGCTTCTTTAAGCTTGCTCTTGAATCAGAATGCGAG CCCGTTGACCGGATGAGGGAAGAACTCGAGTCCTACATAGTCCGGCATGGCCTGGCGACAGAGTTGGAGGACCCAGTGAAAGACATTCTACAGGTATATGATATTGTGGAGGATTTTGAGAAGCTGAAGATCTCTGCAGACCCCTCACAGCAACAAAAAAAGTCTGACAAGGCTGTGCGTACAACCACCAATGCGTCACCAAATGGTAATCTGAAGCCAAGGTCACTAAACGGTGATGCAACTCAAATTAAGGAAGCAGGAAAGAAGGAGAACATTCAGAAGATGAAGCCTGATGCAAAGGTCAGAGGCTCTTATAACAGGAACCCAGCCAAAAACACCACTGCAAAGGAAGTAGTTGCCAAAAACACCAGCAAGAAAACCAAGAAACAGGGCAAGTGTCAACAGGAAATTTGCAATGGAGATAGTGAGGCATTAGCTGCCCTCCCGGATCAGGAATCTG TTGATGTGGTGAAGGAGACTACACATGAAGACAAAGAGAACATGGTAAATATG GGAGATACTGAAATGCCTATGGATGCTGGCCTAGCCCAAGAAATCTAG
- the LOC133883761 gene encoding uncharacterized protein LOC133883761 isoform X2, translating into MATSGDQSAGGGSSARASKLRYPLRSASRGKAAAPPAADAPSIVSAPRRAKQSSDVSKSMCVLDLSVKDKSTKPPRRHSIQTKPGASPRPAPSGTVTPVSGLRSRRSDSQGRFDTPTSEVSMSTARRKFSTLSSISYWMTQIRLAEAASKHSVSLGFFKLALESECEPVDRMREELESYIVRHGLATELEDPVKDILQVYDIVEDFEKLKISADPSQQQKKSDKAVRTTTNASPNGNLKPRSLNGDATQIKEAGKKENIQKMKPDAKVRGSYNRNPAKNTTAKEVVAKNTSKKTKKQGKCQQEICNGDSEALAALPDQESVDVVKETTHEDKENMGDTEMPMDAGLAQEI; encoded by the exons ATGGCCACTTCCGGCGATCAATCGGCTGGCGGCG GGTCTTCGGCGAGGGCGTCCAAGCTGCGGTACCCGCTGCGGTCCGCGAGCAGGGGGAAGGCGGCCGCGCCCCCGGCCGCGGATGCGCCTTCCATCGTCTCCGCTCCGAGAAG GGCAAAACAATCTTCAGATGTCAGCAAGAGCATGTGTGTCCTTGACCTTTCTGTGAAGGATAAATCAACCAAACCTCCACGGAGGCACTCAATACAAACTAAGCCAGGAGCTAGCCCGAGGCCAGCTCCTTCTGGAACTGTCACTCCTGTATCTGGGCTTCGATCAAGGAGATCAGACAGCCAGGGGAGGTTTGATACTCCAACATCAGAAGTGTCCATGTCCACTGCAAGGCGCAAGTTCAGCACACTGTCCTCAATCTCATACTGGATGACACAGATCAGGCTGGCAGAGGCTGCTTCCAAGCACTCGGTTTCTCTGGGCTTCTTTAAGCTTGCTCTTGAATCAGAATGCGAG CCCGTTGACCGGATGAGGGAAGAACTCGAGTCCTACATAGTCCGGCATGGCCTGGCGACAGAGTTGGAGGACCCAGTGAAAGACATTCTACAGGTATATGATATTGTGGAGGATTTTGAGAAGCTGAAGATCTCTGCAGACCCCTCACAGCAACAAAAAAAGTCTGACAAGGCTGTGCGTACAACCACCAATGCGTCACCAAATGGTAATCTGAAGCCAAGGTCACTAAACGGTGATGCAACTCAAATTAAGGAAGCAGGAAAGAAGGAGAACATTCAGAAGATGAAGCCTGATGCAAAGGTCAGAGGCTCTTATAACAGGAACCCAGCCAAAAACACCACTGCAAAGGAAGTAGTTGCCAAAAACACCAGCAAGAAAACCAAGAAACAGGGCAAGTGTCAACAGGAAATTTGCAATGGAGATAGTGAGGCATTAGCTGCCCTCCCGGATCAGGAATCTG TTGATGTGGTGAAGGAGACTACACATGAAGACAAAGAGAACATG GGAGATACTGAAATGCCTATGGATGCTGGCCTAGCCCAAGAAATCTAG